From Triticum aestivum cultivar Chinese Spring chromosome 7B, IWGSC CS RefSeq v2.1, whole genome shotgun sequence:
ATTTTTgttctcttgaaaacgatatatgGTCAATTTTAGTATTCTGATGTGATTGAAGAATATAGGAGGGACAAAGAGATGTGCTATTGCCAGGGACAGTTATGACTCTCTATTAAGGTATTCAGATATGATTCTCTATGGTCATGCTTCTCCTGTTCACCTGGAAGTTTATTGATGGGAGGGAAACCACTTCTGCTCTGATGATTTCTTGGAAGTTCAGGTTAAAACACTTCCGCTCTTAAAGTCTGTTTATCAATTCTTTGGATAACCTATTTAATGATTGGTTTTGATTTTCATACAGCTAGGTGAATTTACAATACAAGTCAGATTATTTGCGAGAGAATTTCATTCCCTAGAATCATTGTCATTCTTGTTGCCTACAAGGTACTTGAAGAAAATGCCCGAGACATATTTTAAGGAGTATAATTCAGCACTAAGGCTATTATTACAACGATGGAATCTTTGTTGTGGTAGTTATGTCTCCAAATGCGTCGATCCCTATCGGCTACTGAAGTAAACTTATTTATTTTTTCTGTGTCGATTTCTATTGGCTTACTGATAGCTTATTTATTCTTTTCGAATTTTAATTCCTTGATCTTTGCCTCTGCCCATCTCCATATCACACAGAAGGTGCTCAGTGCAATGCATCATGCAGTGATTCCATGATAGGAATTAGGAACTGCTCATCATTTGAATGTTTCTACAATTTTCCTGCTTGTTAGAACATGTTTGATGTACTTACACATTAACAAAAATGACCTGTAACATTCATGAAAATATTTGGGTTTGGTCATCTACTTTTTACTGTTTATTTACTCATGAAGATAGCAGATGTTCCTGTTTTTAAATATAGTTATCTGTGCTTCCAGTTGGTAGAGATCAAAGTATTAACTCACCGATGTAGGGAAAAAGAGCTCTTTTATAGACACTACTAGCAGTGGATACAGGGTGAGCCTTTTTTAAATTGTTTGGGGGGGCTTGGGGGGCACGGCTGGGCCATTTTTTGCCCTTTTTGCATTGTCGGCAGAGAAAAAAGGCTCCTCGGggggcggctggagatgctctaagtataCAGTAGCATATTTGACAGATGAGCATTGGAAACTCTTCTAAATCCGTGTTTAGCATTTAACAATGAACTATGTAATTTAATCAATAGACTCACTTCCGTTGCCATGCTAACTGAAAATCTATAAGTCAAATGATGCGACTGTTAAGTGGAAGTTACTTATATTTTTTCTTACGTCACTTGAGAAGTTTTTTTTAGCAAGCTTATTTAAGTGCAGCCGAAGTGTACTATGTTTTTTAGACGATCTCCATGTTTTCTATTGAGATCAGAGAGCGGCTGAAGTAGTGATGGGACTACACCATTTTTAGGTTCTGAAGGCAAAGCTTCTTACAGAGTTAGTCACATTTGTCAGTTCTGTGAGTAGAAGAAATCTTGATAGCTTGTTGCTTCTGCTCAGTGTGCTTGGTGCATAAATTGATTGCTTGCTGCAAATGTTGTTTAGTGTCCTATTTCATGGTAGCTGCGGATGCTATATATTTGGTGATTTTGTTGCCGGTATTTGGAGTGCTAGGAGAGTTTCTAAACTACTGTCACGACATTATAGATAGGATAGTGAACCAATGTGACATATGTATAACATTTCATGCGAGATTCTTTGCAACAAACATCATGAGCGAGCGGTCCATATATTATTTTCATCAAGCCGTACAATTTTTTGGTTAGGATAGAAGGGTTGTTGGTTGCTTCAAGAGTTAATAACGAGGGCCCCAGCGAGAAATGTCCTGTTAAGACGGGAATCCGAGCGGTAAGTGGAATGTCCGACAAGAAAGGTAAGTGTGCGTCGTGGGGTGGGGTTTTCGTGTTGGGACAGCATGTTGGGATAATATATGGGTTggattgtggggggggggggggtccggactATCCAGACGGTTAAATTTTGTGGAGCTTGCTTAATGTCCTAACATGCTCGGATGTATGAGGAATAAGATTTGACCTTGGATATGACCATTTGTGTGATTTATTTGTATGCATTGTAGCCCGGGGGGGGACTATCCAGACGGTTAAATTTTGTGGAGCTTGCTTAATGTCCTAACATGCTCGGATGTACGAGGAATAAGATTTGACCTTGGATATAACCATTTGTTTGATTTATTTGtatgcattgtagcccgtagcaacgcacggtgTACTACTAATATTACTCAATTTGTCAGTAGACCTAGCAAGGAGGTTTAAGCAAACATAAGTAGTGAAATCTTGAACCCTTTATAAAATTATAGAGTTGCCGCACACGCCACCAGGTTTCGCTCGATGGAATGGTTGCCGGCAAAAGTATACAAAGTGTGACCATGTTATGTATTAGGAGGAACAACCTTTAAGCCCCAGGCCACGTCTATGCAATGCTGCACCTGCGGCACGATCTTGCCGGTGTCCGCCCCCTGCTTGATCCTGCAGTCGTAGAACGGCGGCGCGTGGAAGCACGGCTCCATGGACACGTCCCGGCCGCAGGGCGGGTTGGGCACCACAGAGCCGTTGTCCGGCTTGAACATCACCCACGGCGTGAGGCCGCTGAGGCCCTGCGCCACGTACCCGAACGTCGACCCGCCGCTGGTGACCAGCACGTCGGTGAGGCTCAGCAGATATATCTCCGCCCACGCCTTGGTGTCGTGCGACCTGGCGCCGAAGTGCTGGTACTCCTCGTGGCTTGGCTGGTGCACGCCCACCGCCTCGCCGGTCACGGTCGCATGCTCCCAGTACATGCTCTTGAGCTTGTCGTAGTACCAGGCCTTCAGGGAGGTCACGAGGACGGCCTTGGACCTCCTCCGGAAAGGCGGCGACGTGGTGGCGGCGGGCGCTCCCGCGGTGAGCAGCTCCGGAAGCAGACCCTCCTTCTGCGCGCACGTGGTGATCTGCTCCAGGAGCTCCGGCGAGTTCGGGGCACTGCCGAAGACGCGCACCTGGATGCCGACCCGCTGGTGCGCCGCCGCGAGGTAGGCGTCGTGGTAGCGCGTGACGAGGCCCCAGACGTGGTTGCTGGGGTGGAACAGGTAGCGGCCGAGGTGGTGGAACACGGTGTCCGGCTCCGGGAAGAGCATGTCGAGCTCCTCCTGGAAGGCCATGACCAGGAACAGCCCCGGCACGATGTAGCTGTCCGTCCTCATCACCAACCACTGGATGTCCCGGAGAACCCTCTGGTCCTCGTCGCAGTAGAATTGCTTGTCTTCCCCAGTGGCGTCGTGGTCGAGGTGAATGTACGCGAACGCCGGTAGCCCCTGCGCGACGTCGACGGTGCTGATCACCTTGTTCTTCACCATGTTCGCGTGGCTCTCGGCCGTCTGGATGCTGAAGTTGGTGTAGCTCGTCAGCGGGAAGTCCGGCGGCAGCAACCACGTCGTGCCGGGGAATGGCTCGCAGAACAGCTCGCCCATCTCGTTGCTGGGGTCGACGAGGAGGACGCGGTCGGTGAGCACCGCATAGAGGAACGCCGACGCCGTGGCCAGGATCCGGTTGCCGAGGCCACGGTACGATATGGAGACCAGGTACTTGCACTCCGGTGACCCGACGCTGGCGTGGCTCTTCCCCGACCTGAGCTGCTCCTGGGCGTGGCTGTAGGCCGCGGTGCCCGGGCCGCAGCGTCTTTGCAGGGCCTCGTGCTGCCGCAGCTTGGAGACGAGGTACGGGGAGGGCTGCCTGCCGGCTCTCCGGCGGTACATGGCCGATTGGTGCCTGCTGTGGCAAGATCTCTCGTCGACGCCGTCGGCCAGGAGGCCGCCGAG
This genomic window contains:
- the LOC123160203 gene encoding fucosyltransferase 2; this encodes MLRRDVEAGSETVAVPPRKTRQRSAGSVAGHWLRHAEAAAPACIRRPMKGLDRRPRRWGCAANAVLLAFIITVPSMVVFFGARTSAPAVWINAANALRLGSAPARDRLLGGLLADGVDERSCHSRHQSAMYRRRAGRQPSPYLVSKLRQHEALQRRCGPGTAAYSHAQEQLRSGKSHASVGSPECKYLVSISYRGLGNRILATASAFLYAVLTDRVLLVDPSNEMGELFCEPFPGTTWLLPPDFPLTSYTNFSIQTAESHANMVKNKVISTVDVAQGLPAFAYIHLDHDATGEDKQFYCDEDQRVLRDIQWLVMRTDSYIVPGLFLVMAFQEELDMLFPEPDTVFHHLGRYLFHPSNHVWGLVTRYHDAYLAAAHQRVGIQVRVFGSAPNSPELLEQITTCAQKEGLLPELLTAGAPAATTSPPFRRRSKAVLVTSLKAWYYDKLKSMYWEHATVTGEAVGVHQPSHEEYQHFGARSHDTKAWAEIYLLSLTDVLVTSGGSTFGYVAQGLSGLTPWVMFKPDNGSVVPNPPCGRDVSMEPCFHAPPFYDCRIKQGADTGKIVPQVQHCIDVAWGLKVVPPNT